In Lycium ferocissimum isolate CSIRO_LF1 unplaced genomic scaffold, AGI_CSIRO_Lferr_CH_V1 ctg381, whole genome shotgun sequence, one genomic interval encodes:
- the LOC132044180 gene encoding uncharacterized protein LOC132044180: protein MDKSFVNITRLLDKLTTHNQAWHSNDSEILSYGSPSVAVVTKENYERDHAFAQLKTTVDLLSKRLAEKEAKSVNVVEEMPSHSPRMYQVSEETYLEGQPQREDTNYIDNSQGGYQKQWRPQQQSNQYGRNKYGGSDMRDYNNNNYGNRNSNAYVPAKGCSSNSQNWREGPSNDQGTSRMESMLEEILDNENKSDKKTKNLTEVVGSHTASIQKLESQIRDLSREQHPPQRGAFLATQLRTQEVIEEEIKEELETPIEVPIIVEKEKEAHPIVLEGDEVTSIEKVTEDSTQKSKVTGVIKPLTQTYKSPPPFPQRLMKRTEDAKCQRFYDQLKGLSMNIPFHDAFQEMPGFAKYLKDLLTKKRPIKHDTVGVTHHVSAIISSSKVEKKGDPGAFTIPCTIDHHDFAPIYKQSGLGTPRPTSMRLQMADRTIKRPVGVVDDVLVRVGGFLLPVNFVILDCAVDKEVPIILGRTFLATGRALMDSKKNEIKFRVNDEEVTFQASRGLKLPSTYESSSVINSFDVVDEVVEHKLEEKHFDETLSAILVNFEADDMEGYIETVNSLIGRGSYSCEPKKLSLDLDKRITPPAKPSIIEPPKLELKLLPSHLKFAFLGPDNTLPIILSSLLNEK from the exons AAGCTTGGCACTCAAATGATAGTGAAATCTTGTCATATGGCAGTCCCTCTGTTGCCGTGGTGACCAAAGAAAATTATGAGCGAGATCATGCTTTTGCTCAATTGAAAACCACCGTGGATTTGCTGTCAAAAAGGCTTGCGGAGAAAGAAGCTAAGagtgtgaatgttgttgaagaaaTGCCATCTCATTCTCCCAGAATGTATCAAGTCTCGGAGGAAACTTATCTAGAGGGGCAGCCACAACGTGAGGACACTAACTATATCGATAACTCTCAAGGGGGTTATCAAAAGCAATGGAGACCCCAACAACAAAGCAATCAATATGGACGAAATAAATATGGTGGTTCGGACATGAgggattacaacaacaacaattatggTAATCGGAATTCCAATGCCTATGTTCCAGCAAAGGGCTGTTCTTCTAACTCTCAAAATTGGCGAGAGGGTCCTTCCAATGATCAAGGGACCTCTCGAATGGAATCTATGCTTGAAGAGATCTTGGACAACGAAAATAAGAGTGACAAGAAGACGAAAAATTTGACCGAAGTGGTAGGCTCTCACACCGCTTCGATTCAAAAGCTTGAGTCACAAATACGAGATCTTTCTCGTGAGCAACATCCACCACAAAGAGGGGCCTTCCTAGCGACACAATTACGAACCCAAGAG GTTATTGAGgaagaaattaaagaagaacTGGAGACACCAATTGAAGTGCCTATTATTGTTGAGAAAGAGAAGGAGGCACACCCTATTGTTCTCGAGGGTGATGAGGTGACAAGTATTGAAAAAGTTACCGAGGATAGCACTCAAAAGAGCAAGGTCACGGGGGTAATTAAACCCTTGACTCAAACATATAAATCTCCTCCCCCGTTCCCACAAAGATTGATGAAAAGAACGGAGGATGCCAAGTGCCAACGCTTTTATGACCAATTGAAAGGGTTGTCAATGAATATCCCATTTCATGATGCATTCCAAGAAATGCCGGGATTTGCTAAATACTTGAAGGACTTGTTGACGAAGAAAAGACCAATCAAGCATGATACGGTGGGAGTCACCCACCATGTGAGCGCTATTATTTCGTCATCAAAGGTTGAGAAGAAGGGAGATCCCGGGGCTTTCACTATCCCTTGCACCATCGATcaccatgattttgctc CCATCTATAAACAATCCGGTTTGGGAACACCTAGACCAACGAGCATGCGTCTCCAAATGGCCGATAGAACCATCAAAAGACCGGTAGGGGTTGTTGATGACGTCCTTGTTAGAGTGGGGGGATTCTTATTGCCGGTGAATTTTGTCATCCTTGATTGTGCGGTTGACAAAGAAGTCCCAATTATCTTGGGAAGGACATTTCTTGCCACCGGGAGAGCTCTAATGGACTCGAAAAAGAATGAGATAAAATTTCGGGTCAATGATGAAGAGGTAACTTTCCAAGCTAGCAGGGGGTTAAAATTGCCTAGTACTTATGAGAGCAGTTCGGTCATCAATTCTTTCGATGTGGTAGACGAAGTGGTGGAGCATAAGTTAGAGGAGAAGCACTTTGACGAAACACTTTCGGCTATTTTGGTGAATTTCGAGGCGGATGACATGGAGGGGTATATTGAAACTGTAAATTCTCTTATTGGCCGGGGTTCGTATTCTTGTGAGCCAAAGAAATTATCTCTGGATCTTGATAAAAGAATCACTCCTCCGGCTAAGCCTTCGATTATTGAGCCTCCAAAACTTGAGCTCAAGCTACTTCCCTCTCATTTGAAGTTTGCTTTTCTTGGCCCAGATAATACTTTACCGATTATTCTCTCATCTTTGTTAAATGAGAAATAA